The genomic region GATGCCCTACCGCCTCAGCATCTCACTATACCACGGTCAGTTCCTTGTCTTGCAATTATTGTGAATCGGTCTGCTCGCGCGTCTCGGCCAACACACCGGATACAGGACATAGACCCAACAGGCAGACATGCCAACAAAGCTCAGGCAATGGCCTCGGCTACGGTGTCTATCGGTCAATTTAATTGACTTTATTACAAGCTCCTGAGTAAGGTTAAAATAACATTAATCAACAACAAATTGGCAGTGGGATAATTCACAATAAATAGCGAGGTTAGGGTGTATGAGGCGATTTTGGCTTGGACTCGCGGCGTTAGCCGCTCTTGCGGGCTGCGGCGGAGGCCACACTCCCCCCAGCACAGGCTCTGGCCCTAGCACAGGTTCTGGCACACCTAGCAATGTTGTGCCGACTGCATTGGCCAGTGACGTGGATAGTGTCAGCTACGATAGTGCCAGCCAGACTCTGACCATCTCCGGTGTCGGGTTGGATGAAACCCCCTACGAGGCTTCATACATCCGCAATGCGGCGCTGGATCGAGCTGGATACGAGGCCTACACTGTTCAAGATAGCTCGCTGGATCGTCACACAACAGCCTATGTGCGCCAGATTGAAGGGGCCTTTGCTGTGGCCGTCGCCACCGGTGGCCAGTTCAGCTATTACATGGCGGGGACCAATTTCGGCCGCACCGATGCCTATACAGCGCCGACCACAGATCAACTCTCGGGCGGTATCGTCAGTTATGCCGGCACTTATGTCGGCCTACTCAACATAGCGGGCGACGGCGGTGACTTGCTGCCCGTCACCCCGGGCACCCCCGGCGATGTTCTGCCGGTTCAAGCCGCCGAAATCACCGGTCAAGTTCTGATCAACGCCGATTTTGCCGATAATCGGATCAACGGTACAATCTACGATCGCGAGATAACGGATTATCCGACGACCATTGTGGAAACGCTGCGCCTGAAGCCCACTGACATTGCCGAGGCAGGCACCTTTGAAGGCGTCACCTCCGTCGGCCTCGTCCCTGTGGGTGAATACGGAGGTATATTTTCAGGCACCGACGCTGTGGCTGTGGCCGGCTCCATTCATGTCAAAGATCACATCGCTATCCCGGACATCGAGGAATACGGCATCTTTGTCCTTGGCCAATGCGGCGGCGCCAATAGCGACCCGCTCTGCAATCAACCGGTGCCCTAAACCATGCGGGCGGCCTTTGCCGTCTTCGCTCTGGTGCTCAACATATTTGCCTCGGCGCCAGCCGCCGACGAGGCCGAGCAGCATCTGACATTGGACCAGGGCCGGACACTGGCACTGCATGCGCTGAAAACCGGTAAGCCGCAGTTGACGCTGCAGCTATCCAAGGCGTTGTTGCAGGCTGATCCCAAAGATCCCCTTGCCTATCTGTTGCAGGCCGCCGCCCATGCCAAACTGAATGATGCCAGAGAGGCCCGCAAATCCGCCGTTCTGGCCTATCGTTTTTCCACCTCCGGCAGTGACAAATTCCAGGCCGCGCAGATGGTCTCGCGCCTGGCGCTGGCCAGTGGCAGCCCTACCTTGTCGCAGGTCTGGCTGCGTCGCACTGCCATCCACGCGCCAGACGAGAACTCAAAAGAGCTGATCGCCAAGGATTATCAGACGCTGCGCCTGATTAACCACTGGGCTTTCCGCATCCGCACCGAGCTGAAGCCCTCGAGCAATGTCAACAACGGTTCGGACACGACGCTGGAAATCATCGATGGCACCCCCAGCCTGGGCAGCCGGTTCGGGCCGCGTTCGGTAGCGCTTTCTGGTGTGATAGGCACAGTCGATCTGACTGCCAGTCGACGCCTACGCCAGAGCCAGCGCAGCCTGACCAGTATGAGCGGACGTATCTATATCCAACGGGTAGCGCTCTCCTCCAGTGCCAAGGATCTGGCCGCAGCTCTGGCTGCTGCTTCTGGCACTACGGTGCCCGAAAACTCGGAATTCGGCTCCACCTATGCCGAACTCTCTGTGAGACATGCCTTTGCAGTTGGGCCAGCGCAAAAGAGGGGGGCTGCCTCGGTCGCTTTGACCACCGGAACCTCGTGGTACGGTGAGCAAGAGAACTATAATTTAGCCAAGTTCACTGGCAGCCGCAGCTGGCAATTGTCTCCTGACACTGGCCTAGTGATAGACGGTATGGTCGAAGAGCGTTTTGATGCTCGCAGCCTTTCCTACAAAGCCACTATTCTAGGTTTCGGTACCAGCCTAAGCCACAGGCTGGAGAATGGCGACAAGCTAAAGCTGACATTGGGCCTTCGGGACGCAGACTCTGGCCATGTAAACTCAAGCCACAGTGCTGCTTCGGTGCGGCTGGGCTATGATTTTGGCAAGAGTTTGGGCTCCGTCCGATTTAGCACTGGATTGATCTTGGGATATTCCGACTATCCAGTATATTTGGCGGGCTTCCCCGTCACACCTCTGACTAACGGGCGCCAAGACAAGTCAATCTATGCTGATGTGAATATGCTTTTCGAACGATATGATTATGCGGGTTTCGCACCTGTACTGCGACTCAGAGCAGGCCGAAAATTCTCCAACCACAGTCGCTTTGAGACCAAGGAGTTCTCACTCTCTCTTGGGATTGAGTCAAAATTTTGAAACTATTTCCCCTAGCCTCCGCCTTTGCAAAATCAGGTTTCCGTGAATAGCTGCCATAGCATCTGTCTGCAGCGAATGGCCGCAATCCGCCTATTCTGTTGAAAAACTCCCCTGCCGGAAAAACGCTGCCACTAATTAGAACAAGTGTTTTGTGAGCGCGCCTCTGGCAAACAATATTCTCAGAATGGTGCGCCAGCGGGGCAGTGTTCCGATGGAATGCACTCAATTGGCCAAACACCGAGTTTTTCAACAGAATACGCCCTATGTTGCCTTCGAAAACATCAACTCCGTTGCCTTGTTCACACTCTCTCTGACGGGATCAAGATTTAGCCGTGCATAGATCGCTGTGGACTGCTGCGAGCGGTGCCCCAGAGATTTTCCGATAATGTATCCATTGGCTCC from Parasedimentitalea psychrophila harbors:
- a CDS encoding thymidylate synthase, which encodes MPTALASDVDSVSYDSASQTLTISGVGLDETPYEASYIRNAALDRAGYEAYTVQDSSLDRHTTAYVRQIEGAFAVAVATGGQFSYYMAGTNFGRTDAYTAPTTDQLSGGIVSYAGTYVGLLNIAGDGGDLLPVTPGTPGDVLPVQAAEITGQVLINADFADNRINGTIYDREITDYPTTIVETLRLKPTDIAEAGTFEGVTSVGLVPVGEYGGIFSGTDAVAVAGSIHVKDHIAIPDIEEYGIFVLGQCGGANSDPLCNQPVP
- a CDS encoding tetratricopeptide repeat protein, whose product is MRAAFAVFALVLNIFASAPAADEAEQHLTLDQGRTLALHALKTGKPQLTLQLSKALLQADPKDPLAYLLQAAAHAKLNDAREARKSAVLAYRFSTSGSDKFQAAQMVSRLALASGSPTLSQVWLRRTAIHAPDENSKELIAKDYQTLRLINHWAFRIRTELKPSSNVNNGSDTTLEIIDGTPSLGSRFGPRSVALSGVIGTVDLTASRRLRQSQRSLTSMSGRIYIQRVALSSSAKDLAAALAAASGTTVPENSEFGSTYAELSVRHAFAVGPAQKRGAASVALTTGTSWYGEQENYNLAKFTGSRSWQLSPDTGLVIDGMVEERFDARSLSYKATILGFGTSLSHRLENGDKLKLTLGLRDADSGHVNSSHSAASVRLGYDFGKSLGSVRFSTGLILGYSDYPVYLAGFPVTPLTNGRQDKSIYADVNMLFERYDYAGFAPVLRLRAGRKFSNHSRFETKEFSLSLGIESKF
- a CDS encoding tyrosine-type recombinase/integrase; amino-acid sequence: MADPKKAWTRILQEAEIENLRIHDLRRTLGSYQAATGANGYIIGKSLGHRSQQSTAIYARLNLDPVRESVNKATELMFSKAT